The following proteins are co-located in the Telopea speciosissima isolate NSW1024214 ecotype Mountain lineage chromosome 9, Tspe_v1, whole genome shotgun sequence genome:
- the LOC122640672 gene encoding probable protein phosphatase 2C 39 — MQGIMTGKDILHKMKAKAGFGSSSADTGKGKSKLSKHITHGYHLVKGKSNHGMEDYVVAQFKKVNDNELGLFAIFDGHSGHDVADYLQSHLFDNILKEPDFWTEPECAITRAYFVTDTTILENAVDLGRGGSTAVTVILINGQKLLVANVGDSRAVICKNGEAIQLSVDHEPSKEKKSIEKRGGFVSNLPGDVPRVDGQLAVARAFGDKSLKRHLSSEPHVATQMVDDDTEFAILASDGLWKVMSNQEAVDSIKHIKDALPAAKHLTEEALNRRSTDDISCIVVRFH; from the exons GCCAAAGCTGGTTTTGGTTCATCATCAGCTGATACAGGGAAAGGCAAGAGCAAATTGTCAAAGCACATTACACATGGTTACCACTTGGTGAAGGGAAAATCAAATCATGGCATGGAAGATTATGTTGTTGCGCAGTTCAAGAAAGTAAATGACAACGAATTGGGTTTATTTGCCATATTTGATGGCCATTCAGGTCATGATGTTGCAGACTATCTGCAGTCCCATCTTTTTGATAATATTCTGAAAGAG CCTGACTTCTGGACAGAACCAGAGTGTGCGATCACGAGGGCATACTTTGTAACCGATACAACAATTCTAGAGAATGCAGTTGATTTGGGAAGAGGAGGTTCAACTGCAGTCACGGTAATATTGATCAATGGTCAGAAGCTGTTAGTAGCAAATGTTGGAGATTCTCGAGCTGTTATATGCAAGAACGGTGAGGCCATACAGCTATCAGTTGATCATGAACCaagcaaggagaagaagagcattGAAAAAAGGGGTGGTTTTGTATCCAACCTTCCAG GGGATGTGCCACGAGTTGATGGACAGTTGGCGGTGGCAAGAGCATTTGGTGATAAAAGCTTGAAGCGACACCTCAGCTCTGAACCTCATGTGGCAACGCAGATGGTCGATGATGATACAGAGTTTGCCATATTGGCAAGTGATGGATTATGGAAG GTGATGTCGAATCAAGAAGCGGTGGACTCCATCAAACACATAAAGGATGCTCTGCCAGCAGCCAAGCACCTGACGGAGGAGGCTCTTAATAGGAGAAGCACAGATGACATTTCCTGCATAGTTGTGAGATTCCACTGA